The genomic DNA TTAAGATTTTCAAAGACCGGCATGGAAAGTTGCGTTGCTACCACCGCGCCACTGGCCACAAGATCGATATTGAAAAGTCGCCAGTTGGGTCTGCGGATTTTTTTGCTGAGTGCGAAACGATCCGTGCCATTGCTCAGGCTTAAAAGGCGAAGGCACCGAAAGCTGGCACCCTTGGCGCACTCGTTCAGACGTATTTCGAAACCGAACATTTTCAGAACCTCGCTGAAGCCACTCGTCGCGACTACCGCAAATGCGTTGATTTTCTTAAACCGATCAAAGGCACGCCCGTCCATGTGATCGACACCCCTCTAGTTTCGGGTATTCACGACAAGGCCGCAAAGAAGATTGGTTGGCGACGCGCCAACATGGTGCGTACGCTATTGAGCGAAGTTTTCCGATACAACATCCCCAAGGGCTTGATTGAGGTGAATTACGCCAAGGACGTGATCCCCAAACGCCGACCGCGAGATCGCGCTTATGCCAACAGGCCATGGAACATTGAAGAACGAGATATCGTTCTGCCCCGCGCAAAGCCGCATGTGCATGTGGCCCTTGCTCTTATGATGAACACAGGACTTGATCCAACGGACGCGCTCAAGCTGCGCAAAGATCAGATTGACGAAGATACGATCTGGGGTGTGCGCGGCAAAACTGGCGAAGAGGTCGCAATCCCGATCAGTCCCACTCTGCAGGCGGCGCTGGACTTGTTTCCCGATCATGAGGCCGAAACGGTTCTTGCCAGCTCACGCGGTGAAGCATGGACTTACAATGGCTTTTCAACGGTTTGGCACCGCTTCAAGATCAAGCTTGAGGACGAAGGACTGATCGCGCCAGATTTAACGCTCAAAGGTATGCGCCACACGGTAGCCACCACACTTCGTGAAGCTGGCCTTGATGAACGCCGCATCGCCGACCTTCTGGGACAGAAGACACCATCCATGGCGCGGCACTATTCCCGCTCGGCAAACCTTGCCGAAAAGAACCGCGAAACCATGGCGACATTGGAAAAAGAAAAAGAAAGACGCGCGAAGATTGTCAAACCTTCGCTGAAAAGCGTCAAACCTGACCAAAGTGAGGATCAAAAATGAGCGGTAAACTCAATTATATCATATAGTTAAATGGTGCCCGGGGGCGGAATCGAACCACCGACACGAGGATTTTCAATCCACTGCTCTACCCCTGAGCTACCCGGGCACGGGAACCGAATTATCGGCTGGGTGAGCGCGTTCTATGGCGTCTACGCGGGGGTGTCCAGCCTCTTTTTGTCGGCGGGTTGGATAAATTCAATGCGGCTTTTCAGGGGGATGGTTTTGGGATGCTTCAAAGGCCGCCTCAACGTCTTCGGGGTCCTGTGACGGGCTGGCGTAGCTTCCGTTCAGCCACTTGGCCAGATCCAGATCCGCACAGCGGCGCGAGCAGAAGGGGCGATATTTCGCGGCAGTTTGTGCGCTACAGATCGGGCAGCTCATGAGATGACCTCGGACAACGGAATGCGCACACGTTTGCGCTGGAGTTCGTAGTGACCAAGCGGTGTCCAACCGACAAGCGCGGTGTCGACGTCATCGGATTTGAATGCCGCACGCAATGCCGTCTCGAAAGGACGGCGGTCCTTCTTGGGCATTGGCGCCAGATCGAGGGTGATTTGCCCGCCAAGACCGCGCAGACGCAGCGCACGCGGCAAAAGACGTGCGCAGGCCATGTTGGCCTTGATACCCGCCGCCAGTGACGCATCACCACCGGTATTCACATCGACAGCCACCAA from Sulfitobacter sp. S190 includes the following:
- a CDS encoding DNA gyrase inhibitor YacG, which codes for MSCPICSAQTAAKYRPFCSRRCADLDLAKWLNGSYASPSQDPEDVEAAFEASQNHPPEKPH
- a CDS encoding tyrosine-type recombinase/integrase; amino-acid sequence: MIDTPLVSGIHDKAAKKIGWRRANMVRTLLSEVFRYNIPKGLIEVNYAKDVIPKRRPRDRAYANRPWNIEERDIVLPRAKPHVHVALALMMNTGLDPTDALKLRKDQIDEDTIWGVRGKTGEEVAIPISPTLQAALDLFPDHEAETVLASSRGEAWTYNGFSTVWHRFKIKLEDEGLIAPDLTLKGMRHTVATTLREAGLDERRIADLLGQKTPSMARHYSRSANLAEKNRETMATLEKEKERRAKIVKPSLKSVKPDQSEDQK